A stretch of the Conexibacter woesei Iso977N genome encodes the following:
- a CDS encoding Maf family protein has translation MSRLVLASGSPQRRAILDDLGLAFEVRVSDVAEEDEGAPRAVASENALRKALAVAEGAGDDALVVGCDTLVATDGVQIWGKPADADHARRTLRHLSGRTHEVVSGLALVQDGAVRTATEITEVTFRDLSDAEIDWYVATGEWQGRAGAYAIQQRGAVLVNRIAGDYLNVVGLPVAALLTLRQDLRSVFARDDR, from the coding sequence GTGAGCCGTTTGGTCCTGGCCAGCGGCTCGCCGCAGCGCCGCGCGATCCTGGACGACCTGGGCCTCGCCTTCGAGGTCCGGGTCTCCGACGTCGCCGAGGAGGACGAGGGCGCGCCGCGCGCGGTCGCCTCCGAGAACGCGCTGCGCAAGGCGCTGGCGGTGGCCGAGGGCGCGGGCGACGACGCGCTCGTCGTCGGTTGCGACACGCTCGTCGCCACCGACGGCGTGCAGATCTGGGGCAAGCCCGCCGACGCCGATCACGCCCGGCGCACGCTGCGCCACCTGTCGGGCCGGACCCACGAGGTCGTCAGCGGCCTGGCGCTCGTGCAGGACGGCGCGGTCCGGACCGCGACCGAGATCACCGAGGTCACGTTCCGCGACCTCAGCGACGCCGAGATCGACTGGTACGTCGCGACCGGCGAGTGGCAGGGCCGCGCCGGCGCCTACGCGATCCAGCAGCGCGGCGCCGTGCTCGTCAACCGCATCGCGGGCGACTACCTCAACGTGGTCGGTCTGCCCGTCGCCGCGCTCCTGACGCTGCGGCAGGACCTGCGGTCCGTCTTCGCGCGCGACGACCGCTGA
- the ndk gene encoding nucleoside-diphosphate kinase: protein MSRTLILVKPDAFARGLTGEILARFERKGLTIAALKLVTTSRETAETHYAEHKERPFFGELVDFITSAPLVAIVLEGDDVVKASRQLIGATNPLEANTGSIRGDFAIEVGQNLVHGSDSDESAAREIGIWFPEL from the coding sequence GTGTCCCGGACCCTCATCCTCGTCAAGCCCGACGCGTTCGCGCGCGGCCTCACCGGCGAGATCCTCGCGCGCTTCGAGCGCAAGGGCCTCACGATCGCCGCGCTGAAGCTCGTCACCACCTCGCGTGAGACGGCCGAGACGCACTACGCCGAGCACAAGGAGCGCCCGTTCTTCGGCGAGCTCGTCGACTTCATCACGAGCGCCCCGCTGGTCGCGATCGTGCTGGAGGGCGACGACGTCGTCAAGGCGTCGCGCCAGCTGATCGGCGCCACCAACCCGCTGGAGGCCAACACCGGCTCGATCCGCGGCGACTTCGCGATCGAGGTCGGGCAGAACCTCGTGCACGGCAGCGACTCCGACGAGTCGGCCGCGCGCGAGATCGGGATCTGGTTCCCGGAGCTGTAG
- a CDS encoding zinc ribbon domain-containing protein, translating to MPVADVFGIQSSGLDTAVKLLILFLVVIYVALIYYTYADARRRIEDPMLVGCATAAALFPFVGTIVYMIVRPPEYLDDVRERELEMQAAEARLHGAGYLLCPHCDHEVKDEFLRCPHCLRKLKDPCGTCAKPLDPAWKICPYCESEIPGVTPQPRRRRRRSTGDLEQAAATESGS from the coding sequence ATGCCCGTTGCAGACGTCTTCGGGATTCAGAGCTCCGGCCTCGACACGGCCGTCAAGCTGCTGATCCTCTTCCTCGTCGTGATCTACGTCGCGTTGATCTACTACACGTACGCGGACGCGCGACGCCGCATCGAGGACCCGATGCTCGTCGGCTGCGCGACGGCGGCGGCGCTGTTCCCGTTCGTCGGGACGATCGTGTACATGATCGTGCGCCCGCCGGAGTACCTGGACGACGTCCGCGAGCGCGAGCTCGAGATGCAGGCCGCCGAGGCGCGCCTGCACGGTGCCGGCTACCTGCTGTGCCCGCACTGCGACCACGAGGTCAAGGACGAGTTCCTGCGCTGCCCGCACTGCCTGCGCAAGCTCAAGGACCCGTGCGGCACGTGCGCGAAGCCGCTCGACCCGGCCTGGAAGATCTGCCCGTACTGCGAGTCGGAGATCCCGGGCGTCACGCCGCAGCCGCGTCGCCGCCGGCGCCGCAGCACCGGCGACCTCGAGCAGGCCGCAGCGACCGAGTCCGGCTCGTAG